The following are from one region of the Patagioenas fasciata isolate bPatFas1 unplaced genomic scaffold, bPatFas1.hap1 Unplaced_113, whole genome shotgun sequence genome:
- the LOC139826734 gene encoding olfactory receptor 14J1-like → MFKNGPHTHRQQMSNSSSITQFLLLPFTDTRELQLLHLWLFLGIYLAALLGNGLIITTIAWDQHLHTPMYFFLLNLALLDLGSISTTVPKSMANSLWDSTVISYAGCAAQVFFVFFLFGAEYSLLTVMSYDRYVAICKPLHYGTLLGSRACVHMAAAAWATGFLHALLHTANTFSLPLCKGNALDQFFCEIPQILKLSCSHSYLRELGLIVFSLLIGFGCFLFIVLSYVQIFRAVLRIPSEQGRHKAFSTCLPHLAVVSLFISTSMFAYLKPPSISSPSLDLVVSVLYSVVPPAVNPLIYSMRNQELKDALRKQMTGLFLKL, encoded by the coding sequence gtcctcatacccacaggcagcaaatgtccaacagtagctccatcacccagttcctcctcctgccgttcacagacacacgggagctgcagctcttgcacctctggctcttcctgggcatctacctggctgccctcctgggcaacggcctcatcatcaccaccatagcctgggaccagcacctccacacccccatgtacttcttcctgctcaaccttgcccttcttgacctgggctccatctccaccactgtccccaagtccatggccaactctctgtgggattccacagtcatttcctatgcaggatgtgctgcccaggtcttctttgtatttttcttgtttggtgcagagtattctcttctcaccgtcatgtcctacgaccgctacgttgccatctgcaaacccctgcactacgggaccctcctgggcagcagagcttgtgtccacatggcagcagctgcctgggccactgggtttctccatgctctgctgcacacggccaatacattttcactgccactgtgcaagggcaatgccctggaccagttcttctgtgaaatcccccagatcctcaagctctcctgctcacactcctacctcagggaacttgggcttattgtgtttagtctattaataggatttgggtgttttctcttcatcgtgctctcctatgtgcagatcttcagggccgtgctgaggatcccctctgagcagggacggcacaaagccttttccacctgcctccctcacctggccgtggtctccctgtttatcagcacttccatgttcgcctacctgaagcccccctccatctcctctccttccctggatctggtggtgtctgttctgtactcggtggtgcctccagcagtgaaccccctcatctacagcatgaggaaccaggagctcaaggatgccctgaggaaacagatgactggattatttctgaagctataa